A region from the bacterium genome encodes:
- a CDS encoding type B 50S ribosomal protein L31, which yields MKRDIHPEYRPVVFQDPSVDFAFLTRSTIRTHETIVWEDGQTYPLARVEISSASHPFFTGKQKLVDTAGRVERFERRYGRTARDRGDAGKPS from the coding sequence GTGAAGCGTGACATACATCCCGAGTACCGACCCGTGGTGTTCCAGGACCCCTCGGTCGACTTCGCGTTCCTGACCCGATCGACCATCCGCACCCACGAGACCATCGTCTGGGAGGATGGCCAGACCTATCCCCTGGCCCGGGTCGAGATATCGAGTGCGAGCCATCCGTTCTTCACCGGCAAGCAGAAGCTGGTGGACACGGCGGGACGGGTGGAACGTTTCGAGCGGCGCTACGGCAGGACGGCCCGTGATCGGGGAGACGCGGGCAAGCCTTCCTAG
- a CDS encoding DUF1385 domain-containing protein has protein sequence MSESPVSTVGGQAVIEGVMMRAPSAWSVAVRSPSGEIEGVRHRLPRLSSRSRWARVPLVRGVLVLGESLTLGFRALAWSGQRSVGEDEKPVTKGQMAGSMTIAAIFFVGFFIVVPLLVVRWGGLNASSWVFHLVEATIRIALLVGYVWLIGRWEEIGRVYAYHGAEHMTIHAYEAGDPLDRDHIGAYRPEHPRCGTSFLLLVMLTAIVVFSLVGSLPWYGLIASRVVLIPVVAGISYELLKLGGAQADRPVGRVLTAPGLWLQRLTTRVPETNMIDVAVAALLFALTDEEVDEVARRGPIIPEALSATGR, from the coding sequence ATGTCCGAGTCCCCGGTATCGACCGTCGGAGGTCAGGCTGTAATCGAAGGGGTGATGATGCGGGCGCCATCCGCCTGGTCGGTGGCGGTCCGCAGCCCTTCCGGTGAGATAGAAGGCGTCCGCCACCGGCTACCGAGGCTCAGTTCGCGCTCTCGATGGGCCAGGGTCCCGCTGGTCCGGGGCGTGCTGGTGTTGGGGGAGAGCCTCACCCTGGGCTTCCGCGCTCTGGCGTGGTCGGGGCAGCGCTCGGTCGGAGAGGACGAGAAGCCCGTCACCAAGGGTCAGATGGCGGGTTCCATGACCATCGCCGCCATCTTCTTCGTGGGGTTCTTCATAGTCGTTCCGCTGCTGGTGGTCCGCTGGGGTGGCCTGAATGCTTCGTCATGGGTGTTCCACCTGGTCGAGGCCACCATCCGGATCGCCTTGCTGGTCGGCTACGTGTGGCTGATCGGGCGCTGGGAGGAGATAGGACGCGTCTATGCCTACCACGGCGCCGAGCACATGACCATCCATGCCTACGAGGCGGGCGATCCGCTCGATCGGGACCACATCGGCGCCTACCGCCCGGAGCACCCGCGGTGCGGGACCAGCTTCCTGCTGCTGGTCATGCTCACCGCCATCGTGGTGTTCAGCCTGGTGGGCAGCCTTCCGTGGTACGGCCTGATCGCGAGCCGGGTGGTGCTGATTCCGGTGGTGGCCGGCATTTCCTACGAGCTCCTCAAGCTGGGCGGAGCGCAAGCGGATAGGCCCGTGGGCAGGGTTCTCACCGCTCCGGGCCTTTGGTTGCAGCGACTCACGACGCGGGTTCCCGAGACGAACATGATCGATGTGGCGGTGGCCGCGTTGCTGTTCGCGCTGACGGACGAGGAAGTCGACGAGGTAGCCCGGAGGGGTCCGATCATCCCCGAGGCGCTGAGCGCCACGGGCAGGTAG